In Nocardioides cavernae, a single genomic region encodes these proteins:
- a CDS encoding ROK family protein, which yields MSQVRDGWSTTGTGGADQGTVRRANLSLVLRSLREDGARSRARLAADLGLNKATVSSLVTELRERGLVREGSAERGAVGRPGTIVEIDGAGAYGLGAEINVHHVSTRAVDLAGAVVSERRTSVDTRGLEPDEVVDRLVELVQGTLADLAALGAAPVAAVVGVAGLVDHDRGTVSVAANLGWQDVALASLLRARLGDPGYLLEVDNEANLAAVAEAVPGDPERRDILVIHGEVGIGGGIVADGRPLAGRRGYAGEFGHMVVDRDGNRCGCGRTGCWETVIGLSHLIELAAAGEDDLLRSPLIDLEGKVEEITRRAAAGDERTLAALSEVGRWVGIGAAILTNVLNPGMIVLSGYLGEIGERIRPEVESELVAGVLAPDAGGTRIALSSLGFSAAVHGAAAVAIDHVYDDPTLVPRAVPTLEVMS from the coding sequence ATGTCGCAGGTGCGGGATGGCTGGTCGACGACCGGCACCGGCGGTGCCGACCAGGGCACCGTCCGCCGCGCGAACCTGTCGCTCGTCCTCCGCAGCCTCCGCGAGGACGGCGCCCGGTCCCGGGCCCGACTCGCCGCCGACCTCGGTCTCAACAAGGCCACCGTCTCCAGCCTCGTCACCGAGCTGCGCGAGCGCGGCCTGGTCCGCGAGGGCAGCGCCGAGCGTGGCGCCGTCGGGCGTCCCGGCACGATCGTCGAGATCGACGGTGCCGGGGCCTACGGCCTCGGTGCCGAGATCAACGTCCACCACGTCTCGACCCGTGCGGTCGACCTGGCGGGCGCCGTCGTCAGCGAGCGGCGTACGTCGGTGGACACCCGCGGCCTCGAGCCCGACGAGGTGGTCGACCGGCTGGTGGAGCTGGTCCAAGGCACCCTCGCCGACCTGGCCGCGCTGGGCGCGGCCCCGGTCGCGGCGGTCGTGGGAGTGGCGGGCCTGGTCGACCACGACCGCGGCACCGTCTCGGTCGCGGCCAACCTCGGGTGGCAGGACGTCGCGCTGGCCAGCCTGCTGCGCGCCAGGCTCGGCGACCCCGGATACCTCCTCGAGGTGGACAACGAGGCCAACCTCGCCGCCGTCGCCGAGGCCGTCCCCGGCGACCCCGAGCGCCGCGACATCCTCGTCATCCACGGCGAGGTCGGCATCGGTGGCGGCATCGTCGCCGACGGCCGGCCGCTCGCCGGGCGGCGCGGCTACGCCGGCGAGTTCGGCCACATGGTCGTCGACCGCGACGGCAACCGGTGCGGCTGCGGTCGCACGGGGTGCTGGGAGACCGTCATCGGCCTCAGCCACCTCATCGAGCTGGCCGCTGCGGGCGAGGACGACCTGCTGCGTTCGCCCCTCATCGACCTCGAGGGCAAGGTCGAGGAGATCACCCGCCGTGCCGCCGCGGGCGACGAGCGGACCTTGGCCGCGCTGAGCGAGGTCGGCCGCTGGGTGGGCATCGGCGCCGCGATCCTCACCAACGTGCTCAACCCCGGGATGATCGTGCTCTCGGGCTACCTCGGCGAGATCGGTGAGCGGATCCGCCCCGAGGTCGAGTCCGAGCTCGTCGCCGGGGTGCTCGCCCCCGACGCAGGCGGCACGCGCATCGCGCTCTCGAGCCTCGGCTTCTCGGCAGCGGTGCACGGTGCCGCCGCCGTCGCCATCGACCACGTCTACGACGACCCCACGCTCGTGCCCCGGGCGGTCCCCACGCTGGAGGTGATGTCATGA
- a CDS encoding sugar ABC transporter ATP-binding protein produces the protein MNDAPLLTMRGIVKRFPGVLALGGVELEVRAGEVHCLLGQNGAGKSTLIKILSASYQPDEGEILWEGEPVALSTPQTAMDLGISTIYQELDLVPDLSVAENIFLGHELSTAGFSHRGETIRRTRELFARLGHSEIQPTRSVGRLSPAAQQIVSMARALSHDTRLLILDEPSAVLDQGEVNNLFRVIRDLTAEGVAVVYISHRLEEIRQIGDRITVLKDGSTVATGLAVDQTPTSELIKLMTGRSIEYVFPPRGEVVAPTGDPILEVTGLELPGVFTGVDLSVRAGEIVGLAGLVGAGRSEILETLYGARRPSAGTVRVSGKDLRRGSVPAAVKAGVGLAPEERKSQGLLLDQAIYSNITVSTLGRFSRFGLLDSRAERKRSAEIAESLDVRPAGVDRLVRLLSGGNQQKVVLARWLLRECRVLLLDEPTRGVDVGARAEIYALVRSLADSGVAVVVVSSEVEEVLGLADRVLVVREGRVVHEGPAGEIDESRVLDLVMEGKVA, from the coding sequence ATGAACGACGCCCCGCTGCTCACCATGCGCGGCATCGTCAAGCGGTTCCCCGGAGTGCTCGCGCTCGGAGGAGTCGAGCTCGAGGTGCGCGCAGGGGAGGTGCACTGCCTGCTCGGCCAGAACGGCGCCGGCAAGTCGACGCTGATCAAGATCCTGTCCGCGAGCTACCAGCCCGACGAGGGCGAGATCCTGTGGGAGGGCGAGCCGGTCGCGCTGTCGACGCCCCAGACCGCGATGGACCTCGGCATCTCCACGATCTACCAGGAGCTCGACCTCGTCCCCGACCTCAGCGTCGCCGAGAACATCTTCCTGGGCCACGAGCTCAGCACCGCCGGTTTCAGCCACCGCGGGGAGACGATCCGTCGGACGCGCGAGCTGTTCGCCCGGCTCGGGCACTCCGAGATCCAGCCCACCCGCTCGGTCGGCCGGCTCTCGCCCGCCGCACAGCAGATCGTCAGCATGGCGCGCGCCCTCTCCCACGACACCCGGCTGCTCATCCTCGACGAGCCGTCCGCCGTGCTCGACCAGGGCGAGGTCAACAACCTGTTCCGCGTCATCCGCGACCTCACCGCCGAAGGCGTGGCCGTCGTCTACATCTCGCACCGGCTCGAGGAGATCCGCCAGATCGGCGACCGGATCACCGTCCTCAAGGACGGCAGCACCGTCGCCACCGGTCTCGCCGTCGACCAGACGCCGACGAGCGAGCTGATCAAGCTGATGACGGGCCGGTCCATCGAGTACGTCTTCCCGCCCCGCGGCGAGGTCGTCGCGCCGACCGGCGACCCGATCCTCGAGGTCACCGGCCTCGAGCTGCCGGGCGTCTTCACCGGCGTCGACCTGAGCGTGCGGGCGGGGGAGATCGTCGGTCTCGCCGGGCTCGTCGGTGCCGGACGCTCGGAGATCCTCGAGACCCTCTACGGCGCTCGGCGGCCGTCGGCGGGCACCGTGCGGGTCTCCGGCAAGGATCTGCGTCGCGGCTCCGTGCCCGCCGCGGTCAAGGCCGGCGTCGGGCTCGCTCCCGAGGAGCGCAAGAGCCAGGGCCTCCTGCTCGACCAGGCCATCTACAGCAACATCACCGTGTCCACGCTGGGGCGCTTCAGCCGGTTCGGGCTGCTCGACAGCCGCGCCGAGCGCAAGCGCTCCGCCGAGATCGCGGAGTCCCTCGACGTCCGCCCGGCGGGGGTGGACCGCCTCGTGCGCCTCCTGTCGGGCGGCAACCAGCAGAAGGTCGTCCTCGCCCGGTGGCTGCTCCGCGAGTGCCGGGTGCTGCTCCTGGACGAGCCGACCCGAGGGGTGGACGTCGGCGCTCGCGCCGAGATCTACGCCCTCGTCCGCTCGCTGGCCGACTCCGGCGTCGCCGTCGTGGTCGTGTCGAGCGAGGTTGAGGAGGTGCTCGGGCTCGCGGACCGGGTTCTCGTGGTCCGTGAGGGCCGTGTCGTGCACGAAGGTCCCGCGGGTGAGATCGACGAGTCCCGCGTCCTGGACCTGGTCATGGAAGGAAAGGTCGCATGA
- a CDS encoding ABC transporter permease, translated as MSEQSTSRDGGAVENTVTPSTDTVTVERAAAESGRGGGGGLMSGPFGRNLGLVVALLLICAAGIITAGDRFASIDNTLTILRFASTIGVVSIGMTFVITGGGIDLSVGAILALCSVWATTFATQTMAADTHWVIMVFVALAVGSACGVVNGILIAYGKVVPFITTLAMLAAARGLAEIISERRTQIVTVDGFKDFFSADVLGVPFLVIIFAVVSIAGWILFNRTTFGRRTLAVGGNPEAARLAGINVNRHTVMLYVLVGFCCGLAALMLVSRTTTGSSTHGTLLELDVIAAVVIGGTLLTGGRGTIVGTVLGVLIFATLGNVFTLNNQDTSTQAVAKGLIIVVAVLLQQRLARNATST; from the coding sequence ATGAGCGAGCAGAGCACGAGCCGAGACGGGGGAGCGGTCGAGAACACCGTCACCCCCTCGACGGACACGGTCACGGTGGAGCGCGCCGCCGCAGAGTCGGGACGAGGAGGCGGCGGAGGACTGATGAGCGGCCCGTTCGGGCGCAACCTCGGCCTCGTCGTCGCGCTCCTGCTGATCTGTGCGGCCGGCATCATCACCGCGGGCGACCGGTTCGCCAGCATCGACAACACCCTCACGATCCTGCGCTTCGCCTCCACCATCGGCGTGGTCAGCATCGGCATGACGTTCGTCATCACCGGTGGCGGCATCGACCTGTCCGTGGGGGCGATCCTGGCCCTCTGCTCGGTCTGGGCGACCACCTTCGCCACCCAGACGATGGCGGCGGACACGCACTGGGTGATCATGGTGTTCGTCGCCCTGGCCGTCGGCTCCGCCTGCGGGGTCGTCAACGGCATCCTCATCGCCTACGGCAAGGTCGTCCCGTTCATCACGACGCTGGCGATGCTCGCCGCCGCCCGCGGTCTCGCCGAGATCATCTCCGAGCGGCGTACGCAGATCGTGACCGTCGACGGCTTCAAGGACTTCTTCTCCGCCGACGTGCTCGGCGTGCCGTTCCTGGTCATCATCTTCGCGGTCGTCTCGATCGCCGGCTGGATCCTCTTCAACCGCACGACGTTCGGCCGGCGCACGCTGGCTGTGGGTGGCAACCCCGAGGCCGCACGCCTGGCCGGCATCAACGTCAACCGCCACACCGTGATGCTCTACGTGCTCGTCGGGTTCTGCTGCGGGCTCGCCGCCCTGATGCTGGTGAGCCGCACGACGACCGGCAGCTCGACGCACGGCACCCTGCTGGAGCTCGACGTCATCGCGGCCGTCGTCATCGGCGGCACCCTGCTCACCGGAGGGCGCGGGACCATCGTCGGCACCGTCCTCGGCGTGCTCATCTTCGCCACCCTGGGCAACGTGTTCACCCTCAACAACCAGGACACCTCGACCCAGGCTGTCGCCAAGGGCCTGATCATCGTCGTCGCCGTGCTGCTCCAGCAGCGCCTGGCCCGCAACGCGACGTCGACCTAG